From a single Pseudorasbora parva isolate DD20220531a chromosome 15, ASM2467924v1, whole genome shotgun sequence genomic region:
- the ivns1abpa gene encoding influenza virus NS1A-binding protein homolog A → MIPNGYLIFEDESFLDSTVAKMNALRKNGQFCDVRLQVCGHELMAHRAVLACCSPYLFEIFNSDLEPHGVSHVKFEDLDPEAVEILLNYAYTAQLKADKELVKEVYSAAKRLKMDRVKQICGDYLLSKMDSQSAISYRNFASCMGDGRLLGKIDSYIQEHLLDVSEQEDFLKLPRLKLEVMLEDNLTLPSNGKLYSKVIGWVQRSLWDNGEPLERLMEEVQTLYYSADHKLLDGSLLDGQVEVFGTEDDHIQFVQKKPLRENVHRQLSTSSSGSLSPGSAKHSCKQEWKYIASEKTTNNTYLCLAVLNGMLCVIFLHGRSSPQASPSATPCLTKSLSFEGQPLEEEPEKLLAPMRYARSGLGIAALSGRLIAAGGYNREECLRTVECYDMRTDNWTFIAPMRTPRARFQMAVLMGQLYVMGGSNGHSDELSCGETYNPSADEWTQVPELRTNRCNAGVCSLNNKLFVVGGSDPCGQKGLKNCDVFDPVSKAWTSCAPLNIRRHQAAVCELDGFMYVIGGAESWNCLNSVERYNPENNTWTLIAPMNIARRGAGVAVHEGKLFVVGGFDGSHALRCVEMYDPARNEWRMLGSMNSPRSNAGAAVLNDVIYAVGGFDGNDFLNSVEAYNPKTDEWSPCADAFSNS, encoded by the exons ATGATTCCCAACGGATATTTGATCTTTGAGGATGAAAGTTTCCTGGATTCCACCGTGGCCAAGATGAACGCCCTTAGAAAAAACGGACAGTTCTGTGATGTGAGACTTCAG GTATGCGGCCATGAATTGATGGCTCACCGGGCAGTGCTAGCTTGTTGCAGTCCGTACCTTTTTGAGATCTTTAACAGCGACCTGGAACCTCACGGAGTCTCCCATGTGAAGTTTGAGGATCTGGACCCTGAGGCTGTAGAGATCCTTCTCAACTACGCTTACACTGCCCA GTTGAAGGCAGATAAAGAGCTGGTTAAGGAGGTTTACTCTGCAGCCAAACGGCTCAAAATGGACAGAGTGAAACAG ATCTGTGGTGACTACCTTCTCTCCAAAATGGATTCCCAGAGTGCCATCTCCTATCGCAATTTTGCCAGCTGTATGGGAGACGGGCGTCTGCTGGGCAAGATCGATAGCTATATCCAGGAGCATCTTCTGGACGTGTCTGAGCAAGAGGATTTCCTCAAGCTGCCACGCCTTAAA TTGGAGGTGATGCTGGAGGATAACTTGACCTTGCCTAGTAACGGCAAGCTGTACTCCAAGGTGATTGGCTGGGTGCAACGCAGCCTGTGGGATAATGGCGAACCCCTGGAGCGACTGATGGAGGAG GTGCAAACGCTGTACTATTCGGCCGATCACAAGCTGCTCGATGGGAGCCTGCTTGACGGGCAGGTTGAGGTGTTCGGCACTGAGGATGACCACATCCAGTTTGTGCAG AAGAAGCCCCTACGTGAGAACGTACACCGACAGCTGAGCACCAGCTCCTCTGGCAGCCTCTCCCCCGGATCTGCCAAACATTCCTGCAAGCAAGAGTGGAAATACATAGCTTCTGAGAAGACCACCA ATAATACATACCTGTGTCTGGCTGTGTTGAACGGCATGCTGTGCGTGATATTTCTGCATGGGCGCAGCAGTCCCCAGGCCTCGCCCTCGGCCACACCTTGCCTAACTAAGAGTCTTAGTTTCGAGGGCCAGCCACTGGAAGAGGAACCGGAAAAGCTGCTGGCCCCCATGCGCTACGCTCGCTCTGGCCTGGGCATCGCTGCTTTGAGCGGCCGACTCATCGCCGCAG GAGGGTACAATCGAGAGGAGTGCTTGAGGACTGTGGAATGTTACGACATGAGGACCGACAACTGGACTTTCATTGCTCCAATGAGGACTCCGCGTGCTCGATTTCAGATGGCCGTGCTCATG GGTCAGCTTTACGTGATGGGTGGGTCCAACGGCCATTCCGATGAACTGAGTTGTGGGGAGACGTACAACCCCAGTGCTGACGAGTGGACTCAAGTGCCAGAGCTCCGGACCAATCGGTGCAATGCAG GTGTCTGCTCTCTAAACAACAAGCTGTTTGTTGTCGGGGGATCAGATCCTTGCGGACAGAAAGGTCTGAAGAACTGTGACGTTTTTGACCCCGTGAGCAAGGCCTGGACCAGCTGTGCCCCTTTAAATATCA GGAGGCATCAGGCCGCCGTGTGTGAGTTGGATGGCTTCATGTACGTGATCGGAGGAGCAGAATCATGGAACTGTCTGAACAGTGTGGAACGCTACAACCCAGAAAACAACACTTGGACCCTCATTGCCCCAATGAACATAGCCCGCAGAGGAGCTGGAGTGGCTGTCCATGAAG GTAAACTCTTCGTGGTGGGCGGCTTCGATGGCTCTCACGCCCTGCGATGCGTTGAAATGTATGACCCCGCCCGCAACGAATGGAGGATGTTGGGGAGCATGAACTCGCCACGCAGCAATGCTGGTGCGGCCGTGCTCAATGATGTCATCTACGCCGTTGGTGGCTTCGATGGAAATGACTTCCTCAACTCGGTTGAGGCCTACAACCCTAAAACAGACGAGTGGAGCCCCTGTGCTGATGCCTTCAGCAACTCCTAA